The following are encoded together in the Nitrospirota bacterium genome:
- a CDS encoding 4Fe-4S dicluster domain-containing protein: MPMPEDTKKVKNMNRRTFIQGTALGLAGMTVSIDHAHASFWDAFFQKHFREMNDSEIQKVISRIEKECEEKYKKTISIGNEKPLSGVQFGYGLDLSRCIGCRRCVYACVEENNQSLDPQIHWISVLRFRKGEKWIDLENSEKYYNPEKVPEKEFFYMPVQCQQCENPPCVRACPTQATWKEPDGIVVIDYNWCIGCRYCMAACPYGARRFNWAAPNRPPEKINPKTHYLGNRPRYKGVVEKCTFCIQRTRNGRYPACVEICPVGARKFGNLLDPNSEIRYAIEHKRVFRLKEDLNTYPKFYYFFAYGR; this comes from the coding sequence ATGCCAATGCCAGAGGATACAAAAAAGGTTAAAAACATGAACAGAAGAACGTTTATTCAGGGAACAGCTCTCGGACTTGCAGGGATGACAGTTTCCATTGACCATGCTCATGCATCGTTCTGGGACGCTTTTTTCCAGAAGCACTTCCGGGAGATGAACGACTCAGAGATTCAAAAGGTCATAAGCCGCATTGAAAAAGAATGCGAAGAAAAATACAAAAAAACAATCAGCATAGGCAATGAAAAGCCGCTTTCGGGCGTACAGTTCGGATACGGCCTTGATCTTTCCCGCTGCATCGGCTGCAGGCGCTGTGTCTATGCATGTGTAGAGGAAAACAATCAGTCCCTTGACCCTCAAATTCACTGGATATCCGTTCTGAGATTCAGGAAGGGTGAGAAGTGGATCGATCTTGAAAATTCTGAGAAGTACTACAACCCTGAGAAGGTCCCTGAAAAAGAGTTTTTTTACATGCCGGTGCAATGCCAGCAGTGCGAGAATCCGCCTTGTGTGAGGGCCTGTCCAACACAGGCAACATGGAAAGAGCCTGATGGCATCGTGGTAATAGACTACAACTGGTGCATTGGCTGCAGATATTGCATGGCCGCCTGCCCGTACGGGGCTCGCCGGTTCAACTGGGCAGCACCGAACAGACCTCCGGAAAAGATCAATCCTAAAACCCATTATCTCGGCAACCGTCCGCGGTACAAAGGGGTGGTAGAAAAGTGTACATTCTGCATCCAGAGGACGCGCAACGGCCGTTACCCTGCCTGCGTCGAGATCTGTCCAGTGGGTGCGAGAAAATTCGGCAATCTCCTTGATCCGAACAGCGAGATTCGGTATGCCATTGAACACAAACGGGTCTTCAGGCTGAAGGAAGACCTGAACACGTATCCAAAATTCTATTACTTCTTTGCGTATGGAAGATAG
- the nrfD gene encoding polysulfide reductase NrfD: protein MLKIIHNFLVAWKLAFKGDKWFYAWLVFLATLMAIGASAYLNQMNRGLIMTAMRDQVSWGFYISNFTFLVGVAAAAVLLVVPAYLYNFKPIREIVLFGELLAITAIIMCIMFIMADLGQPLRVWHLMPFIGTMNFPSSLLAWDVLVLNGYLAINTTIAFYVLYRLSIGKEYNMSVIGPLIILSIPWAISIHTVTAFLYNGLSARPFWNASILAPRFLASAFCSGPALMILVFQLIRKLSSVEIENRALFKIAELIAYAMAINLFLLGAEIFKEFYSGGIHSEPMKYLYFGIHGQTKLVPWIWMATVLNLTAFFIFLFPRSRENFTTLNMACIFMIIGIYIEKGMGLVIPGFVPDTLGEIYEYSPSSTEVLVTIGIWATGALIYTMLLKFSLPIYTGKLRFQNKEG, encoded by the coding sequence ATGCTGAAGATAATACATAATTTCCTTGTTGCCTGGAAGCTGGCATTCAAGGGTGATAAATGGTTCTATGCCTGGCTGGTCTTTCTTGCCACGCTCATGGCCATTGGTGCCAGCGCGTATCTGAACCAGATGAACAGAGGACTTATCATGACCGCCATGCGGGACCAGGTCTCCTGGGGGTTCTACATCTCGAACTTCACCTTTCTGGTCGGCGTTGCTGCCGCCGCCGTATTGCTGGTAGTGCCAGCGTACCTCTATAATTTCAAACCCATCAGGGAGATCGTTCTCTTCGGTGAACTGCTTGCGATCACGGCCATTATCATGTGCATCATGTTCATCATGGCAGATCTTGGCCAGCCTTTGCGCGTCTGGCATCTCATGCCCTTTATCGGCACGATGAATTTCCCGTCCTCCCTTCTTGCCTGGGATGTGCTGGTATTGAACGGTTACCTTGCCATCAATACGACAATAGCCTTCTATGTATTGTACCGCCTCTCTATCGGGAAAGAGTATAATATGTCTGTCATCGGCCCCCTCATCATCCTCTCCATCCCCTGGGCAATCAGCATTCATACCGTTACGGCGTTCCTGTACAACGGCCTTTCTGCGCGGCCCTTCTGGAACGCGTCGATCCTTGCCCCGCGCTTTCTTGCTTCAGCCTTCTGCTCAGGCCCGGCACTCATGATCCTTGTGTTCCAGTTGATCAGAAAACTGTCTTCGGTTGAGATAGAAAACCGTGCTCTCTTCAAGATCGCAGAGCTGATAGCATATGCCATGGCTATCAATCTTTTTCTTCTCGGCGCGGAGATCTTCAAGGAGTTCTATTCCGGCGGCATCCATTCAGAGCCGATGAAATACCTTTATTTTGGCATTCATGGCCAAACAAAGCTGGTACCCTGGATATGGATGGCTACGGTCCTGAATCTCACCGCCTTCTTTATCTTTCTCTTTCCACGGTCACGGGAGAACTTTACAACGCTCAACATGGCATGTATTTTTATGATCATCGGCATCTATATCGAAAAAGGCATGGGGCTCGTCATCCCCGGCTTCGTCCCCGACACGCTCGGCGAGATCTATGAGTATTCCCCCTCATCAACCGAGGTTCTTGTAACAATCGGCATATGGGCAACAGGGGCGCTCATCTATACCATGCTTCTGAAATTCTCACTTCCGATCTATACCGGCAAACTGAGATTCCAGAATAAGGAAGGGTGA
- a CDS encoding AtpZ/AtpI family protein, whose translation MVLSTFVGYLIGAQLDKWFGTSPWFTIIFLLLGIAAGFRELARIAKRLSDDND comes from the coding sequence ATGGTGCTCTCCACCTTTGTCGGATATCTGATCGGTGCACAGCTGGACAAGTGGTTCGGCACCTCTCCCTGGTTCACGATCATCTTCCTCCTCCTCGGTATCGCAGCCGGCTTCAGGGAACTTGCGCGTATCGCCAAAAGGCTGTCAGATGACAATGATTAA
- a CDS encoding DUF1232 domain-containing protein, which translates to MLEELKKTANLFKTELKAYRFAIRHAGTPKAAKVLLGAAIGYTLLPFDIIPDFIPVIGHIDDVIIVPLLVIAALGMIPPEVMQECRAKAKEEDSLEEHQRTSGKD; encoded by the coding sequence ATGCTGGAAGAACTGAAAAAAACAGCTAATCTATTCAAAACCGAATTGAAGGCGTACAGGTTTGCCATAAGGCATGCCGGTACGCCGAAGGCTGCCAAGGTCCTGCTTGGCGCTGCTATAGGATATACCCTGCTGCCTTTTGACATTATCCCTGACTTCATACCCGTCATAGGCCATATTGACGATGTCATCATCGTGCCGCTCCTGGTCATAGCAGCACTCGGCATGATTCCCCCGGAAGTGATGCAGGAATGCAGGGCTAAGGCTAAAGAAGAAGATTCCTTAGAAGAACACCAACGTACCTCAGGCAAAGATTAA
- a CDS encoding cytochrome-c peroxidase yields the protein MLSDRTGSKGPRCQGYQRNCKWGKSIASLRLVRNPSGTERFPTSGNDRNFIHRFIPCIIVLFLCLQVSPSSAGHLEPFKSVPIPKNNPQTPEKIELGKKLFFDRRLSGDGTTSCATCHVPEQGYADGQDISQSYPTTRNWRNAQTLYNVGMYKNLFHDGRVKTLEDQALFPMMSAFEMNQNLDFLEEEIRVVPEYVVAFEKVFKGEPTRERIAMAIAAFERTIVSLNAPYDRYLKGEDTALSPDARKGFEIFRGKGKCIECHYGSNLSDDKFYALNVPENPALADDTRVTATMRFVAKVYHYPAYRDLKEDPGRYLITKKKQDWKAFRTPTVREVSRTGPYMHNGIFSSIDEVIDFFDAGGGKGNRWLTPLGLSTDEKQHLKAFLMEALTGEELKITHPDVP from the coding sequence ATGTTAAGCGATAGGACAGGATCCAAGGGTCCACGGTGTCAGGGATATCAGCGTAATTGCAAATGGGGAAAGTCGATAGCGTCATTGCGGCTTGTCCGCAATCCTTCCGGGACAGAACGATTCCCGACAAGCGGGAATGACAGAAACTTTATACATCGTTTTATCCCCTGTATTATCGTTTTGTTTCTTTGCCTTCAAGTTTCTCCTTCCTCCGCCGGTCATCTCGAGCCCTTCAAATCTGTTCCGATACCGAAGAACAATCCCCAGACGCCAGAGAAGATCGAACTTGGGAAAAAGCTTTTTTTCGACCGCAGGCTTTCCGGTGATGGCACAACAAGCTGTGCTACATGCCATGTGCCGGAGCAGGGGTATGCTGACGGACAGGATATCTCCCAGAGTTATCCCACAACGAGAAACTGGCGCAATGCCCAGACCTTGTACAATGTCGGCATGTATAAGAATCTGTTTCATGACGGAAGGGTGAAGACGCTGGAGGATCAGGCCCTGTTTCCAATGATGTCTGCCTTTGAGATGAATCAGAACCTTGATTTTTTGGAGGAAGAGATCCGCGTTGTTCCTGAATATGTTGTGGCTTTTGAAAAGGTTTTTAAGGGAGAGCCCACTCGTGAACGCATTGCCATGGCAATTGCAGCCTTTGAGCGGACTATCGTTTCCCTGAATGCACCCTATGACAGGTATCTCAAAGGAGAGGATACGGCATTATCCCCTGATGCAAGGAAGGGGTTCGAGATATTCAGAGGCAAGGGAAAATGTATTGAGTGCCATTACGGTTCGAATCTTTCAGATGATAAATTTTACGCTCTGAATGTGCCGGAAAACCCTGCGCTGGCTGATGACACGCGTGTCACTGCAACGATGAGATTTGTGGCGAAGGTGTACCATTACCCTGCCTATCGTGACCTGAAAGAAGACCCGGGCCGGTATCTGATCACAAAGAAGAAACAGGACTGGAAGGCGTTCAGGACACCGACTGTGCGTGAGGTTTCACGCACCGGCCCATACATGCATAACGGCATCTTCTCCTCTATCGATGAGGTGATCGACTTTTTTGACGCAGGCGGTGGCAAGGGCAATAGATGGCTGACCCCTCTCGGGCTTTCAACGGACGAAAAACAGCACCTGAAGGCATTCCTGATGGAAGCACTGACCGGAGAAGAACTGAAGATAACCCATCCTGACGTGCCGTAG